One Carassius auratus strain Wakin chromosome 44, ASM336829v1, whole genome shotgun sequence genomic window carries:
- the LOC113062514 gene encoding uncharacterized protein LOC113062514 isoform X4 — protein MFRCFNLLLLLFCQVYHSDEISVKTGEELKMSVLVSNADKVKTNSSGEWKEVWTRDHGVQSDRMNDDNDGNLTIKSFLDSDAGTYRVLDTEGEILITVTASGTESPETHKNDTGQHKNWIVSVVVCLVILVVAVIVISVIIWRRQHRDHTQVQENTENTQELEKL, from the exons AT GTTCAGATGCTTCAATCTTCTTCTGCTGCTGTTTTGTCAGGTTTATCACAGCG atgagattTCTGTGAAAACAGGCGAGGAGCTAAAGATGTCTGTTCTGGTGTCTAATGCTGATAAAGTGAAGACAAACTCTAGTGGAGAGTGGAAGGAGGTTTGGACGAGAGATCACGGGGTTCAGAGCGACCGAATGAATGATGATAATGATGGAAACCTGACCATTAAATCATTTCTGGACAGTGATGCAGGAACATACAGAGTTCTGGACACTGAAGGAGAAATCTTGATCACAGTCACAG CATCTGGTACAGAATCACCGGAAACACACAAAAATGACACTGGACAACACA AGAACTGGATTGTGTCAGTTGTCGTGTGTTTGGTGATTCTGGTTGTGGCTGTGATTGTGATTTCTGTCATCATATGGAGACGTCAGCACAGAGATCACACACAGGTTCAGGAGAATACAGAGAACACACAGGAACTGGAGAAACTATAA
- the LOC113062514 gene encoding uncharacterized protein LOC113062514 isoform X3: protein MFRCFNLLLLLFCLVYHSGNTSKPVSGKKRGNITLRCGHEDNNIVHIKLFTPSREIDVCETEECSGRVFKEGNCDVVIKNLIFSDAGKNILRIYYNNDRTDLEYQLHIDDEISVKTGEELKMSVLVSDADKVKTNSSGEWKEVWTRDHGVQSDRMNDDNDGNLIIQSFLDSDAGTYRVLDTEGEILITVTVTITASGTESPEKHKNDTGQHKNWIVSVVVCLVILAVIVIVISVFIWRRQHRDHTQVQENTENTQELEKL, encoded by the exons AT GTTCAGATGCTTCAATCTTCTTCTGCTGCTGTTTTGTCTGGTTTATCACAGCG GAAACACATCTAAACCTGTGTCAGGAAAAAAGAGAGGAAACATCACACTCAGATGTGGACATGAAGACAATAATATTGTTCACATTAAGTTATTCACTCCATCAAGAGAAATAGATGTGTGTGAGACTGAAGAATGTAGTGGACGAGTGTTTAAAGAAGGAAACTGTGACGTCGTCATCAAGAATCTGATCTTCAGTGACGCTGGGAAGAACATTTTGAGAATCTATTACAATAATGATCGGACAGACCTGGAGTACCAACTTCATATTGATG atgagattTCTGTGAAAACAGGCGAGGAGCTAAAGATGTCTGTTCTGGTGTCTGATGCTGATAAAGTGAAGACAAACTCTAGTGGAGAGTGGAAGGAGGTTTGGACGAGAGATCACGGGGTTCAGAGCGACCGAATGAATGATGATAATGATGGAAACCTGATCATTCAATCATTTCTGGACAGTGATGCAGGAACATACAGAGTTCTGGACACTGAAGGAGAAATCTTGATCACAGTCACAGTCACAATCACAG CATCTGGTACAGAATCACcggaaaaacacaaaaatgacacTGGACAACACA AGAACTGGATTGTGTCAGTTGTCGTGTGTTTGGTGATTCTggctgtgattgtgattgtgatttctGTCTTCATATGGAGACGTCAGCACAGAGATCACACACAGGTTCAGGAGAATACAGAGAACACACAGGAACTGGAGAAACTATAA
- the LOC113062514 gene encoding uncharacterized protein LOC113062514 isoform X2, protein MFRCFNLLLLLFCQVYHSETSSISVSGKKRGNIRLRCEHEDDNIVYIELFSESGIISVCETEECRGRVFKEGNCDVVIKNLIFSDAGKYSLRIIYNNDQTELKPKKEWKFDLHIHDEISVKTGEELKMSVLVSNADKVKTNSSGEWKEVWTRDHGVQSDRMNDDNDGNLTIKSFLDSDAGTYRVLDTEGEILITVTASGTESPETHKNDTGQHKNWIVSVVVCLVILVVAVIVISVIIWRRQHRDHTQVQENTENTQELEKL, encoded by the exons AT GTTCAGATGCTTCAATCTTCTTCTGCTGCTGTTTTGTCAGGTTTATCACAGCG AAACCTCCTCTATATCTGTGTCTGGAAAAAAGAGAGGAAACATCAGACTCAGATGTGAACATGAGGACGATAATATTGTTTACATTGAGTTATTCAGTGAGTCAGGAATCATATCTGTGTGTGAGACTGAAGAATGTAGAGGACGAGTGTTTAAAGAAGGAAACTGTGACGTCGTCATCAAGAATCTGATCTTCAGTGACGCTGGGAAATACTCTTTGAGAATCATTTACAATAATGATCAGACAGAGCTGAAGCCAAAAAAGGAGTGGAAGTTCGATCTTCATATTCATG atgagattTCTGTGAAAACAGGCGAGGAGCTAAAGATGTCTGTTCTGGTGTCTAATGCTGATAAAGTGAAGACAAACTCTAGTGGAGAGTGGAAGGAGGTTTGGACGAGAGATCACGGGGTTCAGAGCGACCGAATGAATGATGATAATGATGGAAACCTGACCATTAAATCATTTCTGGACAGTGATGCAGGAACATACAGAGTTCTGGACACTGAAGGAGAAATCTTGATCACAGTCACAG CATCTGGTACAGAATCACCGGAAACACACAAAAATGACACTGGACAACACA AGAACTGGATTGTGTCAGTTGTCGTGTGTTTGGTGATTCTGGTTGTGGCTGTGATTGTGATTTCTGTCATCATATGGAGACGTCAGCACAGAGATCACACACAGGTTCAGGAGAATACAGAGAACACACAGGAACTGGAGAAACTATAA
- the LOC113062499 gene encoding glycosylated lysosomal membrane protein-like → MFGCLGKIITSVLFGVASCIVFLLTRGDMFQRKVSVELNPGLTPPWVLPPGVNLVHVRGLGQSDTLHFLLCNHGAPALLMVHTNSTQSSVQVDWPSFINSSSPSSLKVEPQTSVRYSRALVFTRVWEYDDVRNTADPQLTPESSFFPPYELQNFIWSDPKITVNQSGITVTLCGGEKTESFVNGSLCLQFSAFESVGRDQVWPNLRHNANSSQLRVWMDGVTPRGKHSRFALEFQSVGESVFRERTYDSTCIDDEYKPYFFQVSNWVSVPVNGDNVWGYNQWKPVAYRKPEPDPTPCKHSELVSEDQIPQSHLVQAYFIKDPQTYGLNISFGIPGDPVFYSDTKYISWTVLMGLGVPLGNSFYNLHIAFIPIGIVILLFIFAVDCACKRTLGYTRI, encoded by the exons GTGTCTGTAGAGTTGAATCCCGGTCTGACTCCTCCGTGGGTTCTTCCTCCTGGAGTGAATCTGGTTCATGTGCGAGGTCTGGGACAAAGTGACACACTTCACTTCCTGTTGTGTAATCATGGAGCTCCAGCGCTGTTAATGGTTCACACGAACAGCACACAGTCATCAGTGCAGGTGGACTGGCCTTCCTTCATCAACAGCAGTTCACCCAGCAGCCTGAAGGTGGAGCCGCAGACCAGTGTGCGGTACAGCAGGGCGCTAGTGTTCACCAGA gtgTGGGAGTACGATGACGTTCGTAACACCGCCGACCCCCAGCTGACCCCAGAGTCCAGCTTTTTCCCTCCATACGAGCTCCAGAACTTCATCTGGTCTGACCCCAAGATCACTGTTAATCAGTCGGGTATCACGGTAACACTGTGCGGTGGAGAGAAAACGGAGAGTTTCGTCAACGGCTCCCTCTGTCTGCAG TTCTCAGCGTTTGAGTCAGTGGGTCGTGATCAAGTGTGGCCAAATCTCCGTCATAACGCCAACTCCTCGCAGCTGCGTGTGTGGATGGACGGTGTAACGCCGCGAGGAAAGCACTCCAGATTCGCTCTAGAGTTTCAGTCTGTTGGAGAATCAGTATTCAGGGAGAGAACTTATGACAGCACCTGCATAGACGATGAGTACAAACCCTATTTCTTTCAG GTGTCTAATTGGGTCTCGGTTCCAGTAAATGGTGACAATGTGTGGGGTTATAATCAGTGGAAACCTGTGGCGTATCGTAAACCAGAACCGGACCCCACACCCTGCAAACACTCCGAGCTTGTGTCCGAGGACCAGATCCCTCAGTCCCATCTGGTGCAAGCGTATTTCATAAAAGATCCTCAGACTTACGGCCTGAACATCAGCTTCGGCATCCCTGGAGACCCAGTTTTTTACAGTGACACCAAATACATCAGCTG GACTGTTTTAATGGGCTTGGGTGTACCTCTGGGCAATTCATTCTACAATTTACACATTGCCTTCATACCCATTGGAATTGTTATACTGCTGTTCATTTTCGCAGTTGATTGTGCTTGTAAGAGGACATTGGGCTACACACGAATCTGA